One Brevibacterium spongiae DNA segment encodes these proteins:
- a CDS encoding DoxX family protein, whose translation MSPIRLIARPMLAAGYILNGVDRLRRPDAAAASVGPLLNQARKQVDVPIDAVTLARATGVAQVAAGSLLAIGRFPRVSATILVGTYLLDTVGERLSAEKATTKEEKKARNERTVLRTSLLGGALLASVDTAGRPGLWWRTQHAAEDLWSSVEDTSKQALNALGVD comes from the coding sequence GTGTCTCCTATTCGCCTCATCGCACGGCCCATGTTGGCCGCCGGCTACATCCTCAACGGCGTCGACCGTCTGCGCAGGCCCGATGCCGCCGCGGCTTCGGTCGGTCCGCTGCTCAACCAGGCCCGTAAGCAGGTCGACGTCCCCATCGACGCCGTCACCCTGGCTCGGGCGACCGGTGTCGCCCAGGTCGCGGCCGGTTCGCTGCTGGCCATCGGCCGGTTCCCCCGCGTGAGCGCCACGATCCTCGTCGGCACCTACCTTCTGGACACCGTCGGCGAGCGTCTGTCGGCTGAGAAGGCAACGACGAAGGAGGAGAAGAAGGCGCGCAACGAACGCACCGTCCTCCGCACCTCTCTGCTCGGCGGTGCCCTCCTGGCCAGCGTCGACACTGCAGGGCGACCTGGCCTGTGGTGGCGCACCCAGCACGCTGCCGAAGATCTGTGGTCGAGCGTCGAAGACACGTCGAAGCAGGCCCTGAACGCCCTCGGAGTTGACTGA
- a CDS encoding sigma-70 family RNA polymerase sigma factor, producing MSATAVLERTGVPLTAMTESVKEVPETAAERSQRFERDALEYVNQLYAAALRMTRNPADAEDLVQEAYAKAYAAFHQYKPGTNLKAWLYRILTNTFINSYRKKQRQPKEHGSEDIEDWQIAQANSHSSSGGRSAELEALDHLPDNDVKEALSALPEDFRMVVYYADVEGLPYKEIAEIMETPIGTVMSRLHRGRRQLREMLADYAAERGFVSPEGGAK from the coding sequence ATGAGCGCCACTGCCGTCCTGGAGAGAACGGGCGTACCATTGACTGCGATGACCGAATCAGTCAAAGAAGTCCCCGAAACCGCTGCGGAGAGATCGCAGCGTTTCGAGCGGGATGCTCTGGAATATGTCAATCAGCTCTATGCTGCTGCTCTGCGCATGACCCGGAATCCGGCTGACGCCGAAGATCTCGTGCAGGAAGCCTACGCCAAGGCATATGCGGCGTTCCATCAGTACAAGCCGGGCACCAACCTCAAAGCCTGGCTGTACCGGATCCTGACGAACACCTTCATCAACAGCTATCGCAAGAAGCAGCGTCAGCCGAAGGAGCACGGCAGCGAGGACATCGAGGACTGGCAGATCGCGCAGGCGAACAGCCACTCGTCGTCCGGGGGTCGCTCCGCTGAACTCGAAGCGCTCGATCATCTGCCTGACAACGATGTGAAGGAAGCGCTGTCGGCACTGCCCGAAGACTTCCGCATGGTCGTCTACTATGCCGACGTCGAAGGTCTGCCCTACAAGGAGATCGCCGAGATCATGGAGACCCCGATCGGCACCGTGATGTCGCGTCTGCACCGTGGGCGTCGGCAGCTGCGGGAGATGCTTGCCGACTACGCTGCCGAACGCGGGTTCGTGAGCCCGGAGGGAGGTGCGAAATGA
- the rsrA gene encoding mycothiol system anti-sigma-R factor has protein sequence MSDEECCESVRTESLMRIYHYLDGELTTTEIREISVHLEQCPSCHDEYEIEALLKELVRRSCSHDRAPMGLREKIRQRIALEQNTMPGI, from the coding sequence ATGAGTGACGAAGAGTGCTGCGAAAGCGTCAGGACCGAGTCTCTGATGCGCATCTACCACTACCTTGACGGCGAACTGACGACAACTGAGATCCGTGAGATCTCCGTGCACCTGGAACAGTGTCCCTCATGCCACGACGAGTATGAGATCGAGGCTCTGCTCAAGGAGCTCGTCCGTCGCTCATGCAGCCACGATCGGGCACCGATGGGTCTGCGCGAGAAGATCCGCCAGAGGATTGCGCTCGAGCAGAACACGATGCCGGGCATCTGA
- a CDS encoding 50S ribosomal protein bL37 produces MSKRGRKRRDRRRNKANHGKRPNS; encoded by the coding sequence ATGAGCAAGCGTGGCCGTAAGCGTCGCGATCGCCGCCGTAACAAAGCTAACCACGGCAAGCGTCCGAACAGCTGA
- a CDS encoding GDSL-type esterase/lipase family protein: MSSDVPTTIAVVGGPLVAGHGDGRGLGWVGRVTARTLPSLPGLKVYPLAVPAEDSAGLHARTIAEASLRFTPEGDNRLVLALSSGDLDTGRSVARARLDVANILDEALARKVSTFVLGPPPEHDGDRNRRIAELNASFSDVAKRRGITYVDTFTPLLGHPVWQREVASSHDHLPAQEGYGLLAWLVLHRGWFSWLGVQDVLGDS, encoded by the coding sequence GTGAGCAGCGACGTTCCTACGACGATCGCCGTGGTCGGCGGCCCCCTGGTCGCCGGCCACGGCGATGGTCGTGGCCTCGGGTGGGTCGGTCGGGTCACGGCCAGGACGCTGCCGAGCCTGCCGGGGCTGAAGGTCTATCCGCTTGCCGTGCCCGCCGAGGATTCTGCCGGGCTCCACGCCCGCACCATCGCCGAGGCGTCGCTGCGGTTCACCCCTGAGGGTGACAACCGTCTGGTGCTGGCTCTGAGTTCGGGAGATCTCGACACCGGCCGTTCCGTGGCTCGGGCTCGTCTCGATGTGGCCAATATCCTCGATGAGGCTCTGGCCAGGAAGGTCTCGACGTTCGTCCTCGGGCCGCCGCCTGAGCACGATGGGGACCGCAACCGGCGCATCGCCGAACTCAATGCGAGCTTCTCCGACGTGGCCAAGCGGCGGGGAATCACCTATGTCGACACCTTCACTCCCCTGCTCGGCCATCCGGTGTGGCAGCGTGAGGTCGCCTCCTCACACGATCACCTGCCGGCGCAGGAAGGTTACGGCCTCCTCGCCTGGCTCGTTCTGCATCGCGGCTGGTTCTCCTGGCTGGGTGTCCAGGACGTCCTCGGCGACAGCTGA
- a CDS encoding multifunctional oxoglutarate decarboxylase/oxoglutarate dehydrogenase thiamine pyrophosphate-binding subunit/dihydrolipoyllysine-residue succinyltransferase subunit — MSINTPNRTVEDFGSNEWLVEELYEQYKSDKNSVDKSWWPFFDKYEKNSGGAKPTAEKPAAKPNAKKSEPKKSDAKSSAPAASRETSRETSRGVSPSSAESETLKAETKSVPQVAVKDTTPKPAPEETITPLRGPAKLIAKNMDESLEVPTATSVRALPAKALIDNRIVINSHLKRTRGGKVSFTHLIGYAVIRALQNFPSQNVSYDIRDGKPVMVSPAHINFGLAIDVPKKDGSRTLLVPNVKKAETLTFRQFVDAYDGLVDKARKGKLTADDFAGTTVSLTNPGGIGTVHSVPRLTKGQGCIIGVGALDYPAEFQGASQQTINSLAVSKVLTLTSTYDHRVIQGAGSGEFLKLVHGYLLGEDGFYDDVFESLRLPYEPVRWVPDVSAEDQDDVNKTARVIELIDAYRTRGHLMANIDPLVYRQRSHPDLDINQHGLTLWDLEREFPTGGFGAKAMMPFRSILGLLRESYCRTIGFEYMHIADPVQRRWFQSKIEVPHQELTRSEQGHILGRLNAAEAFETFLQTKYIGQKRFSLEGGESAIVLLDEILNQSADTGLDEVAIGMAHRGRLNVLTNIAGKSYAQIFREFDGTMSPDSVQGSGDVKYHLGTQGSFTSPSGNTTGVYVAANPSHLETVDPVLEGIVRAKQDLVDQGEAGFTVLPVLVHGDAAFAGQGVVTETLNLSELRGYRTGGTVHVIINNQVGFTTPPASARSSFYCTDVAKSINAPIFHVNGDDPEAVVRAARLAFEYRQEFNRDVVIDLVCYRRRGHNEGDDPSMTQPTMYSLIEKKGSVRKLYTESLVGRKCITDEEAAEALKDYQSKLESAFAETKEAETGPYDGEAFNAPYEPSDIETFNDAETAISPETLQRIGEAFAEVPEGFTVHKKLRALLEKRKEMSLSGGIDWGFAELIAFGSLLMDGVPVRLAGQDSRRGTFVQRHSVLIDSTNGNEWTPLQNLTEDQARFWVYDSLLSEYAAVGFEYGYSVQRKDALVAWEAQFGDFAQGAQTVIDEFISSSEQKWQQNSGVVMLLPHGYEGQGPDHSSGRIERYLQLCAESNMTVAYPSSGASYFHLLRRHAATTNKRPLIVFTPKSMLRLKAAANSPEEFTSGKFQTVIDDTDVDSSQVERVVLVSAKLYWELKAKREKDNDTKLALVRLEQLYPLDEAAITAVLDRFPADAEIVWAQEEPENQGAWPFMALHLPQLLGGREVSVLSRPASAATSTGLKHIHEVQQKELVERIFSR, encoded by the coding sequence GTGTCCATCAATACTCCGAACCGCACCGTTGAAGACTTCGGGTCGAACGAGTGGCTGGTCGAGGAATTGTATGAGCAGTACAAGTCAGATAAGAACTCGGTCGACAAATCCTGGTGGCCGTTCTTCGACAAGTACGAGAAGAACAGCGGCGGCGCGAAGCCGACTGCTGAGAAGCCCGCTGCGAAGCCGAACGCGAAGAAGTCGGAGCCGAAGAAATCGGACGCGAAGTCCTCTGCTCCTGCAGCGTCGCGTGAGACCTCACGTGAGACCTCCCGCGGAGTCTCGCCGTCCTCGGCCGAGTCCGAGACGCTGAAGGCCGAAACGAAGTCCGTGCCTCAGGTCGCGGTCAAGGACACCACCCCCAAGCCCGCGCCGGAGGAGACGATCACTCCGCTGCGCGGCCCTGCGAAGCTCATCGCCAAGAACATGGATGAGTCGCTCGAAGTCCCGACGGCCACCTCGGTCCGGGCACTGCCTGCCAAGGCGCTCATCGACAACCGCATCGTCATCAACTCGCACCTCAAGCGCACCCGTGGTGGAAAGGTCTCCTTCACCCACCTCATCGGTTACGCCGTCATCCGGGCGCTGCAGAACTTCCCGTCGCAGAATGTCTCCTACGACATCCGCGACGGCAAGCCCGTCATGGTCTCCCCGGCCCACATCAACTTCGGCCTGGCCATCGACGTGCCGAAGAAGGACGGCTCCCGCACGCTGCTGGTGCCCAACGTCAAGAAGGCCGAGACGCTGACCTTCCGTCAGTTCGTCGATGCCTACGACGGACTCGTCGACAAGGCGCGCAAGGGCAAGCTCACCGCTGACGACTTCGCCGGCACCACCGTCTCCCTGACCAACCCCGGCGGCATCGGCACCGTGCACTCCGTGCCCCGCCTGACCAAGGGACAGGGCTGCATCATCGGCGTCGGCGCACTCGACTACCCCGCCGAGTTCCAGGGCGCGAGCCAGCAGACCATCAACTCCCTGGCCGTGTCCAAGGTGCTGACCCTGACCTCGACGTATGACCACCGCGTCATCCAGGGCGCCGGTTCCGGCGAGTTCCTCAAGCTCGTCCACGGCTACCTGCTGGGCGAGGACGGCTTCTACGACGACGTCTTCGAGTCCCTGCGCCTGCCGTATGAGCCTGTGCGCTGGGTTCCCGACGTCTCGGCAGAGGACCAGGACGACGTCAACAAGACCGCGCGCGTCATCGAACTCATCGACGCCTACCGCACCCGCGGTCACCTCATGGCCAATATCGACCCCCTGGTCTACCGTCAGCGCTCCCACCCGGACCTCGACATCAACCAGCACGGTCTGACCCTGTGGGACCTCGAACGTGAGTTCCCCACCGGCGGCTTCGGCGCGAAGGCCATGATGCCCTTCCGCAGCATCCTCGGACTGCTGCGCGAAAGCTACTGCCGGACCATCGGCTTCGAATACATGCACATCGCCGATCCGGTGCAGCGGCGCTGGTTCCAGTCGAAGATCGAGGTGCCCCATCAGGAGCTGACCCGCTCCGAACAGGGCCACATCCTCGGTCGCCTCAATGCCGCCGAAGCCTTCGAGACCTTCCTGCAGACGAAGTACATCGGACAGAAGCGCTTCAGCCTCGAAGGCGGCGAGTCCGCGATCGTCCTGCTCGACGAGATCCTCAACCAGTCCGCCGACACCGGACTCGACGAAGTCGCGATCGGCATGGCTCACCGCGGTCGCCTCAACGTGCTCACGAACATCGCCGGCAAGTCCTATGCGCAGATCTTCCGGGAGTTCGACGGCACGATGTCGCCCGACAGCGTGCAGGGATCCGGTGACGTCAAGTACCACCTCGGCACCCAGGGCTCCTTCACCTCGCCATCGGGCAACACCACCGGCGTCTACGTCGCGGCGAACCCCAGCCACCTCGAGACCGTCGACCCGGTCCTCGAAGGTATCGTCCGCGCCAAGCAGGACCTCGTCGATCAGGGTGAGGCCGGCTTCACCGTGCTGCCGGTCCTCGTCCACGGCGATGCCGCCTTCGCCGGTCAGGGCGTGGTCACCGAGACGCTCAACCTCTCCGAGCTGCGCGGCTACCGCACCGGCGGCACCGTCCATGTGATCATCAACAACCAGGTCGGGTTCACCACTCCCCCCGCCTCGGCGCGTTCGTCGTTCTACTGCACCGACGTGGCCAAGTCGATCAACGCCCCGATCTTCCACGTCAACGGTGATGACCCCGAGGCGGTCGTGCGCGCCGCACGGCTGGCCTTCGAATACCGCCAGGAATTCAACCGTGACGTCGTCATCGACCTCGTGTGCTACCGCCGCCGCGGCCACAACGAGGGCGACGATCCGTCGATGACCCAGCCGACGATGTACTCCCTCATCGAGAAGAAGGGTTCGGTGCGCAAGCTCTACACCGAATCGCTGGTGGGCAGGAAGTGCATCACCGACGAAGAGGCCGCCGAGGCGCTCAAGGACTACCAGTCGAAGCTGGAATCGGCCTTCGCCGAGACCAAGGAAGCCGAGACCGGTCCGTACGACGGCGAAGCGTTCAACGCCCCCTACGAGCCCAGCGACATCGAGACCTTCAACGATGCCGAGACGGCCATCAGCCCCGAGACGCTCCAGCGCATCGGCGAGGCCTTCGCCGAGGTGCCCGAGGGCTTCACGGTGCACAAGAAGCTGCGGGCGCTGCTCGAGAAGCGCAAGGAGATGTCGCTGTCCGGCGGCATCGACTGGGGCTTCGCGGAGCTCATCGCCTTCGGTTCGCTGCTCATGGACGGTGTGCCTGTGCGTCTGGCCGGTCAGGACTCGCGCCGCGGCACCTTCGTCCAGCGTCACTCCGTGCTCATCGACTCGACCAACGGCAACGAGTGGACGCCGCTGCAGAACCTCACCGAGGATCAGGCCCGCTTCTGGGTCTACGACTCCCTGCTCAGCGAGTATGCGGCCGTCGGCTTCGAATACGGCTATTCCGTGCAGCGCAAGGACGCCCTCGTGGCGTGGGAGGCGCAGTTCGGCGACTTCGCGCAAGGTGCGCAGACGGTCATCGACGAGTTCATCTCCTCTTCCGAGCAGAAGTGGCAGCAGAACTCCGGTGTCGTCATGCTCCTGCCCCACGGCTACGAGGGACAGGGACCCGACCACTCCTCGGGCCGCATCGAGCGCTACCTGCAGCTGTGTGCGGAGTCCAATATGACGGTCGCCTATCCGTCGTCGGGCGCTTCGTACTTCCACCTGCTGCGGCGCCACGCCGCGACGACGAACAAGCGTCCGCTCATCGTCTTCACCCCGAAGTCGATGCTGCGTCTCAAGGCCGCGGCGAACTCGCCGGAGGAATTCACCTCGGGCAAGTTCCAGACCGTCATCGACGACACGGACGTCGATTCTTCGCAGGTCGAGCGTGTCGTCCTCGTCTCCGCCAAGCTCTACTGGGAGCTCAAGGCCAAACGGGAGAAGGACAACGATACGAAGCTGGCACTGGTGCGCCTCGAGCAGCTCTACCCGCTCGACGAGGCCGCCATCACCGCCGTCCTCGACCGTTTCCCGGCCGACGCCGAGATCGTCTGGGCTCAGGAGGAGCCGGAGAACCAGGGCGCATGGCCGTTCATGGCTCTCCACCTGCCGCAGCTCCTCGGCGGCCGTGAGGTCAGTGTCCTCTCACGTCCGGCTTCTGCCGCCACCTCGACAGGCCTCAAGCACATCCACGAGGTGCAGCAGAAGGAACTCGTCGAGCGGATCTTCAGCCGGTGA
- a CDS encoding GuaB1 family IMP dehydrogenase-related protein — protein sequence MRFISNDPNSDLTYSDVFLVPNSSSLTSRFEVDLTTTDPTGSTTPLVAANMTAVSGRRMAETMARRGGLAVLPQDIPLTAAQDTISWVKSRDTIFESALRFAPDDTVLNALHVLAKRPHGFGVVVDSSGRLEGVINAADLRGVDRFTSVAELLDSSALVVRASEIDWSDDAQLEALFESMTESRAEFAAVVDDSGTVLGSLTPKSLLRSSIYAPNVDEQGRLKIAVAIGVNGAAVERASALVEAGADVLVVDTAHGHQVKMLDTLSAIAAADLGVPIVAGNVVTADGVRDLVAAGAQIVKVGVGPGAMCTTRMMTAVGRPQFSAVLECAEAARELGAHVWADGGVRYPRDVALALAAGASQVMVGSWFAGTHESPGDLLVDGEGRKYKESFGMASARAVANRTRTESAFARARKGLFEEGISSSTMYIDPESPGVEDLLDGITSGVRSSFTYAGAADLAEFSRVAAVGVQSAAGYDEGRPLSGSW from the coding sequence ATGCGTTTCATCTCAAATGACCCGAACAGTGACCTGACCTACTCCGATGTCTTCCTCGTCCCCAATTCCTCGTCCCTGACCTCCCGGTTCGAAGTCGACCTGACCACGACCGATCCGACGGGGTCGACGACCCCGCTGGTGGCCGCGAATATGACCGCTGTGTCCGGTCGTCGGATGGCCGAGACGATGGCCCGCCGAGGCGGTCTGGCCGTCCTGCCCCAGGACATTCCCCTCACCGCCGCCCAAGACACCATCTCGTGGGTCAAGAGCCGGGACACGATCTTCGAGTCGGCTCTGCGCTTCGCACCGGATGACACCGTGCTCAATGCACTCCATGTGCTGGCGAAGCGCCCCCACGGCTTCGGCGTCGTCGTCGACTCCTCGGGGCGACTCGAAGGCGTCATCAACGCCGCCGACCTGCGCGGCGTCGACCGGTTCACCTCGGTCGCCGAACTCCTCGACTCCTCTGCCCTCGTCGTCCGCGCCTCTGAGATCGACTGGTCCGACGATGCGCAGCTGGAGGCGCTGTTCGAATCCATGACGGAGTCGCGGGCCGAATTCGCCGCCGTCGTCGATGATTCCGGCACAGTGCTGGGCTCGCTCACGCCGAAGTCGCTGCTGCGGTCGTCGATCTATGCGCCGAACGTCGACGAACAGGGTCGGCTCAAGATCGCCGTGGCCATCGGCGTCAACGGTGCCGCGGTCGAACGCGCCAGCGCCCTGGTCGAAGCCGGAGCCGACGTCCTCGTCGTCGACACCGCCCACGGACACCAGGTGAAGATGCTCGATACGCTCTCCGCGATCGCCGCGGCGGACCTCGGGGTCCCCATCGTCGCCGGCAACGTCGTCACCGCTGACGGAGTCCGCGATCTCGTCGCCGCCGGTGCTCAGATAGTCAAGGTCGGCGTCGGCCCGGGTGCGATGTGCACGACTCGCATGATGACGGCCGTCGGCCGTCCCCAGTTCTCCGCCGTGCTCGAATGCGCCGAGGCGGCTCGTGAGCTCGGAGCCCATGTCTGGGCCGACGGGGGAGTCCGCTACCCCCGCGATGTCGCTCTGGCACTTGCCGCCGGAGCCTCGCAGGTGATGGTCGGCTCGTGGTTCGCCGGCACGCACGAGTCGCCGGGCGACCTCCTCGTCGACGGCGAAGGCCGGAAGTACAAGGAGAGCTTCGGCATGGCATCGGCGCGGGCCGTGGCCAACCGCACCCGGACGGAATCCGCCTTCGCCCGTGCCCGCAAGGGCCTGTTCGAAGAGGGGATCTCCTCGTCGACGATGTACATCGACCCCGAATCTCCTGGAGTCGAGGACCTGCTCGACGGAATCACCTCGGGCGTGCGCAGCTCCTTCACCTACGCCGGGGCCGCGGATCTCGCGGAATTCTCGCGTGTGGCCGCCGTCGGAGTGCAGAGCGCCGCGGGCTACGACGAGGGCCGACCGCTGTCGGGAAGTTGGTAA
- a CDS encoding hemolysin family protein, whose amino-acid sequence MEWLFLALALVLILGTGVFVAAEFSLLTIDRHTADKAVEDGVFGAKTLRASMTHLSTQLSAAQVGITITTLLTGYLMEPSLGRLLAPVFEAWGVGPGLSASLALAIALIFSTIASMIFGELVPKNLAIAVPLGAGRIAAPLQYGFSIVFRPVIAVLNGTANKILLSMGIEPQEEGSVGRSPEELTSLVRHSAEEGALDEQTADLLERTLSFSERTAEDVMTPRTRMSTVEKDTTARRIIEQARDTGFSRFPVADEDKDHIVGVVHVKQAFAVPPGNRDDAYAGGLMTEVREIPETQRLDPLLMELRAAGLQMAVVVDEFGGTAGVVTLEDVVEELVGEVADEHDRMRVAARPARDGSWIVPGQLRPDEISSTIGIEIPEESDYETVAGFVLKELGRIPEPGDQVRTEDALIRVERMHGRRIERLRVVLRATDASAFETGGESR is encoded by the coding sequence ATGGAATGGCTGTTCCTCGCTCTTGCCCTGGTCCTCATCCTCGGCACCGGCGTCTTCGTCGCGGCCGAGTTCTCACTGCTCACCATCGATCGTCACACGGCCGACAAAGCCGTCGAGGACGGCGTGTTCGGGGCAAAGACCCTGCGCGCCTCGATGACCCACCTGTCCACTCAGCTCTCTGCGGCCCAGGTGGGCATCACGATCACCACGCTGCTGACAGGCTACCTCATGGAGCCGTCCTTGGGTCGCCTGTTGGCCCCGGTCTTCGAGGCTTGGGGTGTGGGGCCCGGTCTCTCCGCGTCCCTGGCCCTGGCCATCGCACTCATCTTCTCCACGATCGCGTCGATGATCTTCGGCGAGCTCGTCCCGAAGAACCTGGCGATCGCGGTGCCCCTCGGTGCCGGACGGATCGCCGCGCCGCTGCAGTACGGCTTCTCGATCGTGTTCAGACCCGTCATCGCGGTGCTCAACGGCACGGCCAACAAGATCCTCCTGTCCATGGGCATCGAACCCCAAGAGGAGGGCTCGGTCGGTCGTTCCCCGGAGGAGCTGACCTCACTGGTGCGCCATTCAGCGGAAGAGGGCGCCCTCGATGAGCAGACGGCGGATCTGCTGGAGCGGACTCTGAGCTTCTCCGAACGCACCGCCGAGGATGTCATGACGCCGCGCACCCGCATGTCGACGGTGGAGAAGGACACCACGGCACGCCGAATCATCGAGCAGGCACGCGACACCGGCTTCTCCCGGTTCCCGGTCGCCGATGAGGACAAGGATCACATCGTCGGCGTCGTCCACGTCAAACAGGCCTTCGCGGTTCCGCCCGGGAACCGTGACGACGCCTACGCCGGGGGACTGATGACCGAGGTGCGTGAGATCCCCGAGACGCAGCGACTCGACCCGCTGCTCATGGAGCTGCGTGCCGCCGGCCTGCAGATGGCTGTCGTCGTCGACGAATTCGGCGGCACCGCCGGGGTCGTCACCCTCGAGGACGTCGTCGAAGAGCTCGTCGGCGAGGTCGCGGACGAGCACGATCGGATGCGCGTTGCTGCACGACCGGCCCGCGACGGGTCCTGGATCGTGCCCGGACAGCTGCGCCCCGATGAGATCTCCTCGACGATAGGGATCGAGATTCCCGAGGAATCCGATTACGAGACCGTGGCCGGCTTCGTGCTCAAGGAGCTCGGACGGATTCCCGAGCCCGGCGACCAAGTGCGCACCGAGGATGCCCTGATCCGTGTCGAACGGATGCACGGGCGTCGCATCGAACGTCTGCGGGTGGTGCTGCGCGCGACCGACGCGAGTGCCTTCGAAACAGGAGGTGAGAGCCGATGA
- a CDS encoding hemolysin family protein: MSSDWFGLIWLVVLLLGNSFFVAAEFAVVAAKRSQIEPRAAEGSAAAKTALYAMEHVSLMLAICQLGITVCSLLLGNVAEPAIHHLLAGPLEGLGISAGLSSTISFVLALGVVTYLHVVIGEMVPKNLALAASGQAVMLLATPLVFLARVFGFVIRPLNGLANGILHLFKIEARDEVNEAYTIEQVESIVAESKREGLLSDDTGLLKGALEFSDKTAVDIMVPMSELITISDKVTPNELVTLVGKTGFSRYFVVGDDGYPQDYLHIKDVLYADTDDAFDAPVPSKRFRPLFTVTADDEIEEALAQMQKVGIHVARVIDAEAQVLGLLFLEDVLEELVGEVQDAMQRGRFGQRS; the protein is encoded by the coding sequence ATGAGCTCCGATTGGTTCGGATTGATCTGGCTGGTCGTCCTGCTGCTGGGCAACTCCTTCTTCGTCGCCGCCGAATTCGCCGTGGTCGCCGCGAAGAGATCCCAGATCGAACCGCGCGCCGCCGAGGGATCAGCGGCCGCGAAGACCGCGCTCTACGCGATGGAGCATGTCTCGCTCATGCTGGCGATCTGTCAGCTCGGCATCACGGTGTGCTCCCTGCTGCTGGGAAATGTGGCCGAACCGGCCATCCACCACCTGCTCGCCGGCCCGCTCGAGGGGCTGGGGATCTCCGCTGGTCTGTCGTCGACGATCTCCTTCGTCCTGGCGCTCGGCGTCGTCACCTACCTGCACGTGGTCATCGGTGAGATGGTGCCGAAGAATCTCGCTCTGGCCGCTTCCGGTCAGGCCGTGATGCTGCTGGCCACACCGCTGGTGTTCCTCGCACGCGTGTTCGGGTTCGTCATCAGGCCCCTCAACGGACTGGCCAACGGGATCCTGCATCTGTTCAAGATCGAAGCCCGTGACGAGGTCAACGAGGCCTACACGATCGAACAGGTCGAATCGATCGTCGCCGAATCGAAGCGCGAGGGCCTGCTCAGCGACGACACCGGGCTGCTCAAGGGCGCCCTGGAGTTCAGCGACAAGACGGCAGTCGACATCATGGTTCCGATGTCCGAGCTCATCACGATCTCGGACAAGGTGACGCCGAACGAACTCGTCACCCTCGTCGGCAAGACCGGGTTCTCCCGGTACTTCGTCGTCGGCGACGACGGGTATCCGCAGGACTACCTCCACATCAAGGACGTCCTCTACGCGGACACCGACGATGCCTTCGACGCGCCGGTGCCGAGCAAACGATTCCGACCGCTGTTCACAGTCACCGCCGATGATGAGATCGAAGAGGCGCTGGCGCAGATGCAGAAGGTCGGCATCCACGTCGCGCGAGTCATCGACGCTGAGGCGCAGGTGCTCGGGCTGCTGTTCCTCGAGGACGTGCTCGAAGAGCTCGTCGGCGAAGTTCAGGATGCCATGCAGCGGGGTCGCTTCGGCCAGCGCAGCTGA